The genomic segment CCGAGGAATTGCTGCGCTGAAGGTCCGTCGGCCGAAGGCGACACGCTTCGCGCCGACCACGAATACCGCCATGCAAGCCCCCGTGCCCTCAAGCGCGATCAGACGGCACGCGATCGTCCGATAAACGGGGGGATCTACCCGACTCGCCGCACGTTCATCGGCATCCGACCAGTACCATCGGGATAAGTATTCTTATCACAACACCTCGATTACCGAATCAAACTTGCATTCACGAAAACGCCCCGCATGCTGCGGGGCGTGCCCCGCTCAACGCCCGATCGGCAATCCGGTCGGTTCGATCCAGCCGAGCTTGTACGCGATCAGCAGCGACAGAAACAGCGTGACCGACAGCCCGACGCGTGCCGCGAGCGACCACGCCATCCGCTTGGACTTGCCGCGATCGTGATTCATGAAATACAGCGCGAAAATCAGGCTCGCGATGATCATCGCGAATGCCACGGAGACCAGCAGGGTTTTCATGGGTGTTGCCTTTGAAGATCCGAATCGGCCTGAATCAGTTCGGCCAGTTTTTGTCGTTCGTCCGCGATGTCGCCGACGCCTGATGCCGGCCAGTCCAGCGCGACGCCGTTGCCCAGCGAATCGCGCACGAGTGCCTGGTAGTGCCGGTCGTTGATCCGGCCGTGGTCCATCGCTTCCGAGATCTCGTGCCGGAACGGCAGCGGGAAACTTGCATACGAACGCGACAGCGCCGCATATTGTCTCGCATCGATCTCTTTCGACGATGGTATGACGGTCCAGATCACCACGGCCACGATGGCCGTGAAAGGGATCGCCGTGTAGCGAAGAATGAATTTGACAGGTGTCATGAAGCAGGAGTCGAAGTCATGGCGAACGAGCCGGATATCCGGCTCGCCAGCCGATAAAAGCGGGGATGAAAACAGGATTCTGCCGCGTTCCCCGCGCCCGTCGCGCCGCACACCCTGTCGCGGCACGATGATCGCAGGATCCCCGAACGAACGCGCTGAAAATCGCCACGTCCCCGCCTCGTCAAGCGCCGCGCGCCCGGCAGGCCGCCAGGATCCCGCGCAGCAAATCGCGAGGCGGCGGCGGGCAGCCGGGAATCGTCACGTCGACCGGCAGGATCGACGCAACCGGGCCGCACACCGCATAGCTGTCGGCAAAGATGCCGCCCGTGCACGCGCACTCGCCGGCCGCGACGACGAGCTTCGGCGCCGGCGTCGCGTCGTATGCGGCGAGCACGGCCGCCCGCATGTTCAGCGTCACGGGCCCGGTCACGAGCAGCAGGTCCGCGTGGCGGGGACTCGCGACGAACTTGATGCCGAGCCCCTCGATGTTGTAGTACGCGTTGTTCAGCGCATGGATCTCCAGCTCGCAGCCGTTGCAGGATCCCGCGTCGATCTGCCGGATGCAGAGCGCCCGCCCGAGCAGATCGAGAATGTCCTGCCGGATGCGCCGCTCCTCGCGACGCCACGCGTCCTCCGCGGCCGGCACGGGCTCGTCGGGAAAATCGGTGCGCGCGAATTGCCGGATAAGCTGCCACATCAGAGGTCGTGCCCCGCGTAATTCAGGTTGAACGATTTGTTGATCAACGGAAAATCGGCAACGATATTGCCGATGATCGCATGTTCGAGCGCCGGCCAGTTCTGCCACGACGGGTCATGGCAATGGCACCGCGCGATCGCGTCGCCCGCTTCCGTCTCGAGCGCGACGAATATATCGCCGCGCCATCCCTCGACCCAGCCGATCCCGCGGGCAGGCGCCGCGGCGGGCGCCACGTCGACGGCGACCGGGCCCGCCGGCAGATTCTCCAGCAGCACGCGCATCACGCGCATCGATTCGTCGATCTCGGCGAACCGCACGGCCACGCGCGCGGCAACATCGCCGCGCGGATCGCTCGCCGCGTTGACGGCGACCTCGTCGTACGGCACGGACCGCATCGCCGCGCGCACGTCGAACGCATGAGCGCTGGCGCGGGCGGCCAGGCCGCGCACGCCGAAGTGCGCGACGACCTCGGCGGTCAATCGGCCGGTGCCCACGAACCGGTCCTGCAGCCCCGACTGGTCGTCGTAGATTTTCCGCATGACACGCACTTCATGTTCGATGCGTTCGCACGCGTCCGACAGGCTCGCGACGCTGTCGGGCCCGACGTCGACCGCCACACCGCCGGGCACGATCCGGTCCATCAGGTATCGATGCCCGAACGCGCGATCGTTCATCCGGACCCAGTCCTCCTTGAGCCGTGAAAACTGCGCGAGACCGAACCCGAACCCGGCGTCGTTGCCGAGCGCGCCGAGATCGCCCAGGTGGTTCGCCACGCGTTCGCGTTCGAGCAGGAGCGCGCGCAGATACAGCGCGCGCTTCGGCACTGCGGTGCGGCATGCATGCTCGAGCGCCATGCAATAGGCCCACGAGAACGCGACGGTCGAATCGCCGGCGATCCGGCCCGCGACCCGATGGCCGTTCGATGCGGCCGTCCGCTCGAACAGTCGCTCGACGCCGCGATGCACGTAGCCGAGACGCTCTTCGAGGCGCAGCACCTTCTCGCCGACGACCGAGAACCGGAAATGTCCCGGCTCGATGACGCCGGCGTGGATGGGCCCGACCGCGATCTCGTGCACGCCGTCGCCGGCCACCGGCACGAACCGGTAGTTCGCCTCGTTCGATTCGAACGTTTCGACGCCGGTCGCCGATCGTTGCAGCGGGAAATAGTCGTCGGGCCAGTTGCCGTGATTGAGCCACGGCCGCGTGTCCTGCGCGCCGCGCGCGCTCAGGCCGGTCAGGTCGAAGATCGCACGCTGCATCCGGGCGGCGGACGGAAACAGCGGCGCCAGATCGGGAAAATCCCCGCCGGCGTCGGGCTGCCGCCCGGTCGCGAGACGCACCCACAGGATGCCGTCGTCGCATTCGTACGCGGCGTTCACCGCGAAACCCGCGTCGCGCGCGTCGCCGCCCCACATCGCGACGAGCCGGCTCCGCTCCGATCGCGCGACGCGCGCCGTCTCGAGCCACCCCGCCGGGTCGACTTCCATCAGCGCCGCGCGAACCTGGCCCGCCCGGCATTCGAGCGGGACCGCGGCCTCCCTGGGTATCGATTCGAGTCGCATGCGTCACCCCGCCAGCATCGTCGCGGCCTGGCGATACCAGGTCGCCAGATAAGGCGGCACGTACAGGCCGAGCATCAGGCCGAGCGCCAGATGGACGAACACCGGCAACAGCGCCGGCCGGTGTCCGAGCGGTTTCGCCGTCGTCGTGCCGCCGAACACCATCCGCTGCACGCGCGCGAAGATCGCCGCGAAGGCGACGGCGAGCCCGAGCAGCAGCAGCGGCGCGGTCCACGGCAGCGTGTTCATCGCGGTCGTCAGGATCAGGAATTCGCTCGCGAACACACCGAACGGCGGCAGGCCGAGAATCGCGAGCGTGCCGAGCATCATCCCCCAGCCGACGGTCGGACTGACCTGCAGCAGCCCGCGAATGCCGTCGATCGCCTGCGTGCCGGCCTTCTGCGCCGCATGGCCGACCGCGAAGAAGATCGCCGACTTGACGAGCGAGTGCACCGTCATGTGCAGCAATCCGGCGAAGGTCGCGACCGGGCCGCCGAGGCCGAAGGCGAACGTCACCAGCCCCATG from the Burkholderia pyrrocinia genome contains:
- a CDS encoding twin transmembrane helix small protein produces the protein MKTLLVSVAFAMIIASLIFALYFMNHDRGKSKRMAWSLAARVGLSVTLFLSLLIAYKLGWIEPTGLPIGR
- a CDS encoding NADH-quinone oxidoreductase subunit B family protein; its protein translation is MWQLIRQFARTDFPDEPVPAAEDAWRREERRIRQDILDLLGRALCIRQIDAGSCNGCELEIHALNNAYYNIEGLGIKFVASPRHADLLLVTGPVTLNMRAAVLAAYDATPAPKLVVAAGECACTGGIFADSYAVCGPVASILPVDVTIPGCPPPPRDLLRGILAACRARGA
- a CDS encoding NADH-quinone oxidoreductase subunit C, producing MRLESIPREAAVPLECRAGQVRAALMEVDPAGWLETARVARSERSRLVAMWGGDARDAGFAVNAAYECDDGILWVRLATGRQPDAGGDFPDLAPLFPSAARMQRAIFDLTGLSARGAQDTRPWLNHGNWPDDYFPLQRSATGVETFESNEANYRFVPVAGDGVHEIAVGPIHAGVIEPGHFRFSVVGEKVLRLEERLGYVHRGVERLFERTAASNGHRVAGRIAGDSTVAFSWAYCMALEHACRTAVPKRALYLRALLLERERVANHLGDLGALGNDAGFGFGLAQFSRLKEDWVRMNDRAFGHRYLMDRIVPGGVAVDVGPDSVASLSDACERIEHEVRVMRKIYDDQSGLQDRFVGTGRLTAEVVAHFGVRGLAARASAHAFDVRAAMRSVPYDEVAVNAASDPRGDVAARVAVRFAEIDESMRVMRVLLENLPAGPVAVDVAPAAAPARGIGWVEGWRGDIFVALETEAGDAIARCHCHDPSWQNWPALEHAIIGNIVADFPLINKSFNLNYAGHDL